A single region of the Bacillus cereus genome encodes:
- the cydA gene encoding cytochrome ubiquinol oxidase subunit I, whose translation METLELARIQFASTTIFHYFFVPLSIGLAFIIALMQTLYVVKGQEVYKKMTKFWTQIFLVNFAVGVVTGILQEFQFGMNWSTYSRFVGDVFGPSLAIEGLLAFFIESTFLGLWVFGEDKLPKRVHLLCIWLLSIGTMLSAFWILTASAFMQSPVGYEMAADGRAQMNDFLAIIQNPQLWVQFPHTITAALATGAFFIAGVSAWKIAKQQETEVFKKSFRVSIVVGTISTALVLFFGHAQAQNLIKTHPMKMAAAEALWNTSEDPAPFTVFAKIDTEKKENSFEIQIPYMLSLLSYDKFSGQVEGMNQIQKQYEEKYGPGDYIPPVHIMFWSFRAMVMSGTFMLLLGVYGWFLSRKDRLAEKTWYLKLMVYAIALPFIGNTVGWIMTEMGRQPWVVFGVMKTEDAVSPNVTFGEVLFSLVSFTSLYVIIGGITVYLFVRIIKGHANKKTKKDYQSHDPFDKEEEYVIS comes from the coding sequence ATGGAAACGCTCGAATTGGCACGAATACAATTTGCATCTACAACGATTTTTCATTACTTTTTCGTTCCGCTATCTATTGGTTTAGCTTTTATCATTGCGTTAATGCAAACGTTGTATGTGGTAAAGGGACAAGAAGTTTATAAGAAAATGACAAAGTTTTGGACACAAATATTCCTTGTTAACTTTGCAGTAGGTGTTGTAACGGGTATTTTACAAGAATTTCAGTTTGGTATGAACTGGTCAACATATTCACGTTTTGTTGGTGATGTTTTCGGACCGTCACTGGCAATTGAAGGTTTATTAGCATTTTTCATTGAGTCTACATTCCTAGGTTTATGGGTATTCGGTGAGGATAAACTTCCGAAGCGAGTTCACCTTTTATGTATTTGGCTCCTTTCAATAGGAACAATGTTATCAGCATTTTGGATTTTAACTGCAAGTGCATTTATGCAGTCCCCGGTAGGATATGAAATGGCTGCAGATGGACGTGCGCAGATGAATGATTTCTTGGCAATTATTCAAAATCCACAACTATGGGTGCAATTCCCGCATACAATTACAGCGGCACTTGCAACAGGCGCATTCTTTATTGCTGGTGTTAGTGCATGGAAAATTGCAAAACAACAAGAGACTGAGGTGTTTAAGAAGTCTTTCAGAGTTTCTATCGTTGTCGGAACAATTTCAACAGCATTGGTATTATTTTTCGGTCATGCACAAGCACAAAATTTAATTAAGACACATCCAATGAAAATGGCAGCAGCTGAAGCATTATGGAATACGAGTGAAGATCCTGCGCCATTTACAGTATTTGCAAAAATTGATACAGAGAAGAAAGAAAATTCGTTTGAAATTCAAATCCCTTATATGCTAAGTCTATTGTCATACGATAAATTTAGCGGTCAAGTAGAAGGAATGAATCAAATTCAAAAACAATATGAAGAAAAATATGGACCTGGGGATTATATTCCGCCAGTACATATTATGTTCTGGAGTTTTAGAGCGATGGTAATGAGTGGAACATTCATGCTTCTTTTAGGAGTGTACGGCTGGTTCTTATCAAGAAAAGATCGTTTAGCTGAAAAAACTTGGTATTTAAAATTAATGGTATATGCAATTGCACTACCGTTTATCGGAAATACAGTAGGTTGGATTATGACTGAAATGGGACGTCAGCCTTGGGTTGTCTTCGGTGTTATGAAAACAGAAGATGCAGTATCTCCAAACGTTACATTTGGAGAAGTATTATTCTCTCTTGTTTCATTCACATCATTATATGTAATTATTGGAGGCATTACTGTTTACTTATTCGTTCGTATCATTAAAGGACATGCGAATAAGAAAACGAAAAAGGATTATCAAAGCCATGATCCATTTGATAAGGAGGAAGAGTATGTTATCTCTTAA
- the cydD gene encoding thiol reductant ABC exporter subunit CydD: MKRKRGLPSYPGSRVLYVTLSLISILEACSIIAQTVFLARAITFLFHGETVQAVLNETVYFGVMFAARQMLVRASQILVERFAEKTGLALRKQLIEAYFTLGPRFVQTNGTGHLVTLSIEGIEKFKTYIELTIPKMIRSSIVPGLIVLYVFTLDIKSGIILVVTIPIVIIFMILLGLAAQKMADSQYETYRVLSNHFVDTLKGLETLKYLGKSKQHEGKIEKVSKRYRKATMRTLRVAFLSSFALDFFTSLSIAFVAVGLGIRLIDGTIILLPALTILILAPEYFLPIKQVGANYHATLDGQLAMEQIEEILQKQKEIEKKDSNVDIVWNSSSSLKLQDVKVNNDESEKAILEGIDFTWQGNGAIGIIGESGAGKSTLIDVLAGFLNPSGGNMIVNGVEIDASTREDWQKNIAYIPQQPYIFPLSLKDNICFYEANTLDEEVERVINEVGLRSLVASLPHGMYERIGEGGRMLSGGQEQRVAMARALLSKKPIILLDEPTAHLDIETEFEIKQSMLRLFEGKLVFLATHRLHWMKQMDHILILNKGEIKESGTYEEHLKNETLHFHREERGER, encoded by the coding sequence ATGAAAAGAAAAAGAGGACTTCCGTCGTATCCTGGTAGCCGAGTTTTATATGTGACTTTAAGTCTTATTAGCATTTTAGAGGCGTGTAGTATCATTGCGCAGACAGTGTTTTTAGCACGAGCAATCACATTTTTATTTCATGGAGAAACAGTGCAAGCTGTGCTAAATGAAACTGTTTATTTTGGAGTTATGTTTGCAGCACGCCAAATGTTGGTGCGCGCATCGCAAATATTGGTTGAGCGTTTCGCTGAAAAAACAGGATTGGCATTACGTAAACAGTTAATAGAAGCATATTTTACATTAGGACCTAGATTTGTCCAAACGAATGGGACTGGTCATCTGGTTACTTTATCGATAGAAGGTATTGAGAAATTCAAAACTTATATTGAATTAACAATTCCTAAAATGATTAGAAGTAGTATCGTACCAGGACTAATTGTTCTATATGTTTTTACACTGGATATTAAGTCTGGAATCATTTTAGTTGTAACGATTCCGATTGTGATTATATTTATGATCCTTCTAGGATTAGCAGCGCAGAAAATGGCGGATAGCCAATATGAAACATATCGTGTACTTTCTAATCATTTCGTAGATACGTTAAAAGGGTTAGAAACATTAAAGTATTTAGGGAAAAGTAAACAGCACGAAGGAAAGATTGAAAAAGTGAGTAAACGATATAGAAAAGCAACGATGCGTACTTTGCGAGTTGCTTTTCTTTCTTCTTTTGCATTAGATTTCTTTACGAGTTTATCAATTGCATTTGTAGCAGTTGGATTAGGGATACGGTTAATAGATGGGACAATTATACTGTTACCAGCTCTTACGATTTTAATTTTAGCGCCGGAATATTTTCTGCCGATTAAGCAAGTTGGAGCGAATTATCATGCTACATTAGATGGACAACTTGCAATGGAGCAAATAGAAGAAATTCTACAGAAACAAAAAGAAATAGAAAAGAAGGATTCAAATGTAGATATAGTATGGAATTCTTCTAGTAGCTTGAAATTACAAGATGTAAAAGTAAATAATGATGAATCTGAAAAGGCTATATTAGAGGGAATTGATTTTACTTGGCAAGGTAACGGTGCTATAGGCATTATTGGTGAAAGTGGGGCAGGGAAATCAACGCTAATCGATGTGTTAGCAGGATTTCTAAATCCGTCTGGTGGAAATATGATTGTAAATGGTGTGGAAATTGACGCATCTACTCGAGAAGATTGGCAAAAAAACATTGCTTATATTCCGCAACAACCTTATATTTTTCCACTTTCGTTAAAAGATAATATTTGTTTCTATGAAGCGAATACACTTGATGAAGAAGTTGAGAGAGTTATAAATGAAGTGGGCCTTCGTTCGCTAGTTGCATCATTACCACATGGGATGTACGAAAGAATTGGAGAAGGTGGACGTATGCTTAGTGGCGGACAAGAACAACGTGTCGCTATGGCACGTGCACTTTTAAGTAAAAAGCCAATTATTTTATTAGATGAACCTACAGCACATCTTGATATTGAAACTGAATTTGAAATAAAGCAATCGATGTTACGTCTGTTTGAAGGTAAGTTAGTATTTCTTGCAACGCATCGTCTGCATTGGATGAAGCAAATGGATCATATTCTTATTTTAAATAAAGGGGAAATTAAAGAAAGTGGAACATATGAAGAACATTTAAAGAATGAGACATTACATTTTCATAGGGAAGAGAGGGGAGAGCGATGA
- the cydB gene encoding cytochrome d ubiquinol oxidase subunit II, protein MLSLNELWFLIISTLFVGFFVLEGFDFGVGIVSRFLGKNDLEKRIYLNTIGPFWHANEVWLVCAGGAMFAAFPHWYATLFSGFYIPFVFMLLALIIRGVSFKFRAKIENHKWKSFWDWGMFIGSMLPPILWGVAIANFMTGVPIDESKNMVGGFMKLLHPFALLGGVMFLLLCIVHGLQFLTIRTTGKLRERARIAATKIAPFALITLLVFAAVGLWKTDIFTTHGSEWLMVPIGAFVALFVSTLLNKRRRDGWAFFMTSLTIILLSASVFIGMFPRVMISSLGAVNDLTIYNAASGPYALKLMSYFSLAILPFVIGSQIWSFYVFRQPVKSDKDLEY, encoded by the coding sequence ATGTTATCTCTTAATGAGTTATGGTTTCTAATTATTTCAACCTTATTCGTTGGGTTCTTTGTACTTGAAGGTTTCGATTTTGGTGTAGGAATCGTTTCAAGGTTTTTAGGAAAGAACGATTTGGAAAAGCGAATATATTTAAATACAATTGGACCGTTTTGGCACGCAAATGAAGTATGGCTTGTTTGTGCTGGTGGTGCTATGTTTGCGGCATTTCCGCACTGGTATGCAACTTTATTTAGTGGGTTCTATATTCCGTTTGTGTTTATGCTTCTTGCTTTAATTATAAGAGGCGTTTCCTTTAAATTCCGTGCGAAAATAGAAAACCATAAGTGGAAAAGTTTCTGGGATTGGGGCATGTTTATTGGAAGCATGCTACCTCCTATACTTTGGGGAGTTGCGATCGCAAACTTTATGACAGGTGTACCAATTGATGAAAGTAAAAATATGGTAGGCGGATTTATGAAATTACTTCACCCATTTGCGTTACTTGGAGGAGTTATGTTTCTTCTTCTATGTATTGTTCATGGTTTGCAATTTCTTACTATACGTACAACAGGAAAATTACGAGAACGTGCACGTATTGCCGCGACAAAGATTGCACCTTTTGCATTAATAACACTTCTTGTTTTTGCAGCTGTAGGGTTATGGAAAACAGATATTTTCACCACACATGGTTCAGAGTGGCTAATGGTTCCAATTGGAGCTTTTGTAGCGCTATTTGTTTCTACTTTATTAAATAAAAGAAGAAGAGATGGTTGGGCTTTCTTTATGACGAGTTTAACAATCATTTTGCTAAGTGCAAGTGTGTTCATCGGTATGTTCCCGCGTGTCATGATTAGCTCATTAGGAGCGGTAAATGATTTGACAATTTATAATGCGGCATCAGGACCTTATGCATTAAAACTGATGAGCTATTTTTCTCTTGCTATTTTACCGTTTGTTATCGGTAGTCAAATATGGAGTTTCTATGTATTTAGACAACCTGTTAAGTCAGACAAAGATTTGGAGTACTAA
- a CDS encoding LLM class flavin-dependent oxidoreductase — protein sequence MEKYRIDTSKGIEFGLYSIGDHILNPHNGSKISAEKRIHELIETAKLADKAGLDVFAVGESHQAHFTTQAHTVILGAIAQTTKNIKIASSATVLSTSDPVRVYEDFATIDLISNGRAEIVAGRGSRIGGYSLLGYDVNYYEELFEEKMDLLLKISKEESVTWKGQFRTPLEHATIIPRAKNNNMPIWRAVGGPPASAIKAGHAGVPMMLTTLGGPAINFKVSVDAYREAAEQSGFDPATLPIATTSLFYTAENSQDALSEYYPHIHAGMLALRGGGYPKQQFTNAVDYRDALMIGSPQQIIEKMLYQHELFRQQRFMAQIDFGGVPFDKIEKNIELIATEIMPAVRKHIAK from the coding sequence ATGGAAAAATACCGTATTGATACAAGTAAAGGAATTGAATTTGGATTATATTCAATTGGAGATCACATTTTAAATCCGCATAATGGTTCGAAAATAAGTGCAGAAAAAAGAATTCATGAACTAATTGAAACAGCTAAGTTAGCAGATAAAGCTGGACTTGATGTGTTTGCTGTCGGTGAAAGTCATCAAGCGCATTTTACAACGCAAGCTCATACAGTTATTTTAGGAGCTATTGCACAAACTACGAAAAACATTAAAATCGCGAGTTCTGCAACAGTATTAAGCACGTCAGATCCGGTTCGTGTATATGAGGATTTTGCTACAATCGATTTAATTTCTAATGGTCGTGCGGAAATCGTTGCTGGTCGTGGATCTCGTATTGGGGGATATAGTTTACTGGGTTACGATGTAAATTATTATGAAGAACTATTTGAAGAGAAGATGGATCTTTTATTAAAAATAAGTAAAGAAGAAAGTGTAACATGGAAAGGGCAGTTTAGAACGCCGCTTGAACATGCGACAATTATACCGAGAGCAAAAAATAACAATATGCCAATTTGGCGTGCTGTTGGAGGGCCACCTGCTAGTGCAATTAAGGCAGGTCACGCAGGTGTACCAATGATGCTTACGACACTTGGTGGCCCAGCCATTAATTTTAAAGTTTCGGTGGATGCATATCGTGAAGCTGCTGAACAAAGTGGTTTTGATCCAGCAACATTACCAATTGCTACAACAAGTTTATTTTATACAGCAGAAAATTCACAAGATGCACTTAGTGAATATTATCCTCATATTCATGCTGGTATGCTTGCACTACGTGGTGGTGGGTATCCAAAACAACAATTTACTAATGCAGTAGATTATCGTGACGCGTTAATGATTGGTAGTCCGCAACAAATTATTGAAAAAATGCTGTATCAACATGAGTTATTTAGGCAACAACGTTTTATGGCACAAATTGATTTTGGCGGTGTACCATTTGATAAGATTGAGAAAAACATCGAATTAATTGCAACTGAAATTATGCCGGCTGTTAGAAAGCACATAGCAAAATAA
- a CDS encoding ring-cleaving dioxygenase codes for MYTIPGHHHISMVTKNAKTNNDFYRDILGLRRVKKTVNQDNPFMYHLFYGDLTGSAGTELSFFEMPNVGRTIRGTNAITQIGLLVPSIESLTFWKKRFESLQVAHGEITTYASRDALHFEDPDGLRLVLLNNNGEEVPEYWTAWDDSSVEQNHRILGMGTVEMTVRSLNKLSKTLTGLFGYKEVSRSDDEGIYQSIAGQSFGEILVKQQEGESERPGKGSIHHLAIRVKNDEELSYWNEAVKDKGFQSTGIIDRFYFKSLYFRESNGILFEIATDGPGFTVDSAVAELGKELDLPPFLEERRKEIEEKLIPLD; via the coding sequence ATGTATACAATTCCAGGACATCACCACATTTCTATGGTGACTAAAAATGCGAAAACGAATAATGATTTTTATCGAGATATTTTAGGATTACGCCGAGTGAAAAAGACAGTCAATCAAGATAATCCATTTATGTATCATTTGTTTTATGGCGATTTAACAGGGAGTGCCGGAACTGAATTATCATTTTTTGAAATGCCGAATGTAGGAAGAACAATCCGTGGCACAAATGCAATAACGCAAATAGGTTTGCTCGTACCTTCAATAGAAAGCCTTACATTTTGGAAGAAACGTTTTGAGTCGCTTCAAGTGGCGCATGGAGAAATTACAACTTACGCCAGCCGAGACGCACTGCACTTTGAAGATCCAGATGGCCTACGGTTAGTGCTACTAAATAATAACGGTGAAGAGGTACCTGAATATTGGACTGCATGGGATGACTCTTCTGTAGAGCAGAATCATCGTATTTTAGGTATGGGAACAGTTGAAATGACAGTGCGCAGTTTAAATAAATTATCAAAAACATTAACAGGTTTATTTGGTTATAAAGAAGTATCTCGTTCAGATGATGAGGGGATTTATCAATCTATTGCCGGTCAATCTTTTGGAGAAATTTTGGTGAAACAGCAAGAGGGAGAGAGTGAAAGACCTGGAAAAGGAAGTATTCATCATTTAGCTATTCGTGTAAAAAATGATGAAGAACTGAGTTATTGGAATGAAGCTGTGAAAGATAAAGGGTTCCAATCAACTGGGATTATCGATCGCTTTTATTTTAAAAGTTTATATTTCCGTGAGTCAAATGGAATTTTATTTGAGATTGCGACGGATGGACCAGGATTTACTGTAGATTCAGCAGTTGCTGAATTAGGAAAAGAGCTAGATTTACCACCATTTTTAGAAGAGAGAAGAAAAGAGATTGAAGAGAAATTAATACCACTTGATTAA